AACTAAGTAAAGAGACGCATAAATGAAAAAAACGACGCATAAACCTCCGAAAGAGACGCAAAAAACCCTAAAAGTGACGCATAAACCTTTCAAAATGACGCAATCGACAGGTACACGCCATTCAAACAAGCTCTCCTTTCTATGAAAATCTCAACTTTTATATCTCCATGCCTTCTTTCTTAAAAGTTTTTATAAAAAATGCTTTCATATAATGGTGTTTCTCATAAAAAACTGAACATATTCTCATTCATCTATCTAAACCGTCTCCTATCCCAATCATCTGGGTGGTCATCACCCACAAAAATAAAATTATTGGTCTGAAGTCAGACCGCCATCCCGCCATCCCGCCGCCATCCCGCCGCCCCGCCACCAAGCCACCTCATCACACCAACAGACCACCACCCCGCCACAAGGCCACATACCCGTCCGCACCCCACTCCCCATCACCTCCCCCAATCTTTTTCAATAAGACATACACAGAGCGGCCCATTTCAACATAAGATAAAATACACTTGATTATTCTGTCAGTTTCAATGTTTTAAATTATGTATACATTTCTTTCGTTTGAGGCAGAATAGATTGTATGGAGGTGGAGAGCCATATGGGAAATCCGGAGCGTAAGGCTACAGAAGAGTGTATTGTGTGTCACGTCGAGAAGAAGGTCGGAATCCATCTGTACACATCGTTTATCTGCACAGATTGTGAGCATGAAATGGTGCGAACTGAAACGAATGATCCTTTGTATAAAACGTTTATCCAGAGATTGAAAAAAGTGAATACACCGCAAATCTATTCATAACCGGGAGTTTTTCAGGGTTATGATTTTTTTTGTTTGACCTGCTGGGCATTTGTTTTTTCTGTGATTCTCGGTAGGATGTTGTGGTACGATATGAGTGGACATTTATGTTGAGGAGATATTTATCATGACATTAGATCATCGCAGGACACCACTTATAGAGGCGATTGAACGGCATCGGTCCCGGGAGCCGGTTTCTTTTCATGTGCCGGGCCATAAGAACGGCCTGCTTGCGGGGAGTCAGTTATATGAGTATGATCTGACAGAACTGACGGGTTTGGACGATTTGCATGATCCGGGTGAGGCGATAGCGGAAGCGGAAGAGCTGTTAAGGGATGTGTATGGTTCCCTGAAGAGCTACTTCCTCGTGAATGGGAGTACGGTCGGGAATATGGCTGCGCTCCTTGCTTCGTGTTCACAGGGGGATGTGGTCTTCGTCCAGCGGAATTGTCATAAGTCGGTGTTGAACGGGATCAGGCTCGCGAAGGCTGTGCCGGTTTTTATAGAAACTGAATTCAATGAAGAGGGATCTGCACTCGGTATCCGCCTTGATGGTGTGAAGGAAGCATTGAAGGCATATCCACACGTAAAGGCATGTGTGCTGACGTTTCCGACTTATTATGGATTTACGTATCATATTGGTGAAATCATAGAAGAGTTGCATAAAGAGGATGTCTTATGCATTGTGGATGAAGCGCATGGTGCTCATTTGGCAGTCGGATCGCCGTTCCCTCGTTCATCGATGGAGGTCGGGGCGGATATCGTCGTCCATTCGGCACATAAAATGCTTCCTGCGATGACGATGGGATCATATTTACATATAAACAGCCCGAGGGTGAATGAGCGCAGGGTGAGTGACTACTTATCCATGCTGCAATCAAGCAGTCCGTCGTATCCGATCATGGCTTCATTGGACGGGGCAAGATCATATATCGGGACGTTCACGAAGGAAGACCTGAATGAGAATCTGAAGGAGGTCTCCCGGTTTGTACAAGTTATAGAAGGGATTCATCCTCAATTGAAGGTAAAGCGGCCCAACGATCCCTTAAAACTCCTTCTGAAGCTTGAGGGAAGGACTGGTTATGATCTTCAAAGATTATTAGAGTCAGAAGGAATTTATCCGGAACTCGCCGATCCTGGTCAAGTGCTGCTCATCCTTCCTCTCGTGAAAAAGGGACATTCCTTCCCTTATGATGAAGCGCTGGAGAGGATCCGTCGGGCAGTGGGCAATGAAGATATGCTGGATGTGATTCTTCCGGACGAGATAAAGTATGATAGCAGGGAAGCTCTATTTTCTACCCTCGCATTAAGTTTTGAAGAGATGGACGGAAGAGAGGAAGTCCTTGTTTCGGTGGAGGAAGCGGAAGGGAAGATATCTGCAGGGATGGTCATTCCGTATCCACCGGGGATTCCTATCCTCGTACCTGGGGAAAGGATCACACCAGGAGCGTTAAAGAGATTACAGATTTATGTAGACAATCATGCAAGCATACAGGGACATCATCGCTTAGGTGAGAACGGTTTGTATGTGTATCGATAAGCAAGTGGAGGAAAAGACATGACAAAAGGATTATTCATTACAGTTGAGGGCCCTGAGGGTGCCGGTAAATCAACGATATTAGCCAGGTTATATGAACAGTTGCTTGAGGATGGCGTCGATGTCATTCAGACAAGGGAGCCAGGTGGCATTTCGATTGCTGAACAGATTCGGGAAGTGATTTTGAATACAGGAAACACGGAAATGGATAAACGGACGGAAGCCCTCCTCTATGCGGCAGCAAGACGGCAGCATCTGGTGGAGAAGGTGATCCCTGCACTGGAAGCGGGCAAGATTGTGATTTGTGACCGTTTCATCGACAGCTCCCTTGCTTATCAGGGGAAAGCCCGTGGCATCGGGATGGAAGAAGTGATGAAGATCAACCAGTTTGCCATCGAGGATCAGATGCCGGACCTTACACTGTATTTTGATATCGATCCTGAAGAAGGTCTGAAGAGGATTGCCAGGCACAGCGGCAGAGAAGTGAACCGTTTGGATCTCGAATCGATGGAATTCCATACCCGTGTCCGGGAAGGATATCAGACGTTGATCAGTCAGTACCCTGACAGGATTCAAATCATTGATGCCAGCAAGCCTGTTGAAGCGGTGTTTGCAAATGCTTATCAAGTGTTGACGGATTACTTGCAAAAATAACCCTCGATGAGGCGGATTTCTCAGCAAAAATTGGTGCCGGGAAGTCCGCTTCTTTTTTAGAGTAAACGTGTATGTGACGTCTGTTCAATGATATAATAGAAGGAAGTAAATGGTTGTTAAACGGAGGAATTCATTTATGAAGGTAATTATGGCAGTCGTTCAGGATAAAGATAGCAATCGTTTGTCAAATGCACTGATGGAACATAATTTTCGTTCGACAAAATTAGCGAGTACAGGCGGCTTTTTAAAGTCTGGAAATACGACGTTCATTATTGGAACAGATGATATCCGTGTAGATAAAGCATTACAGGTCATTAAGGAGAACTGCCAGTCCCGGGATCAAATGGTTGCCCCGGTATCGCCGATGGGCGGGAATGCCGATTCCTATGTACCTTATCCGGTCGAAGTGTCCGTGGGCGGGGCGACGGTATTCGTCCTACCGGTAGAACAATTTCATCAGTTTTAAAAGTGAGGAAATAAGCTATGAAAATTAATCAGGACCACCGAGTGTCCTTAGATAAAGTGCCGAAAGATCAACGAGCCGGTGGAACCGGGCAGGCGAAGTTCGGTCAGCTTGTCCACAAGCACGACCAGAAGATGCAGGTGGAAGAGCTCAATAAGCTTCTCGGGACGATAGAAGATGCCGGCAACCGCCTGGCCAAATCCCGAACGTTCCGGGATCTTGCCAAGTATAAGACACTGGTGAAGAAGTTCGTCCGTGAAGCGGTGGATTTCGGTATGGATCTGAAGCAATCCCATACATGGAATCAATACGGCGAAGGCCGCAAGCTGAATATTGTGGAAACGATCGATCAGGAGCTTGTCGGATTGACCGAGGATGTCTTGGATAAAGAGAAGAAATCCATTGATCTATTGGGGAAAATCGGAGAAATCAAAGGATTGCTCATTAATCTTTATACGTAAGAGAGTGATGTATAGATATGAAGTTTGAAGAAATATACCCATTTCAGCCCGTCGTCCTTCAGATGCTTCAGAACAGTATATTGAAGGACCGGGTTGCCCATGCCTATTTATTCGAAGGGGAAAAAGGGACCCGAAAGAAAGAAATGAGCATCCTTTACGCGAAAGCGCTGCTGTGCGTGAATGCTGCAGACGGGAAGCCGTGTGAGAGCTGTTCCAACTGCCGGAGGGTCAACAATGGGAATCATCCGGATCTGCATATGGTGGAGCCGGACGGACTTTCAATCAAGAAAGATCAAATCAAGAGTCTGCAGGAAGAATTCTCGAAAACCGGTGTTGAGTCCAAAAAGAAACTCTACATCATCGTCCATGCAGACAAAATGACGGCCAATGCGGCTAACAGTCTCCTCAAGTTTCTTGAAGAGCCGTTAGCCGATACAACGGCAATTCTGATCACGGAGAACATCCATAGGATCCTGCCTACGATTCTGTCGAGATGCCAGACGATTTCATTCAAACCTTTGCCGAAGGAACAGCTTGCCAAACAATTATTGGAAGAGGGGATCCCCCCTCATCTTGCCATGCTGGCGGCCAATTTAACCAATCATTATGAGGATGCTGTAGAAATATGTCAAAATGAGTGGTTTGCACAAGCAAGAATAATAGTGTTAAAATTGTATGAAGTCCTCCAAAAAAGTCCCTTCCAAGCAATGGTCAAAATACAAGAGGATTTTGTACAGCACTTCAAAGAAAAAGATCAAGTCGATCGAGCATTGGATCTTTTACTTCTAATATATAAAGACTTACTCCATATCCAGCTGGGAAAAGAAGAACAGCTCGTGTACCCGGACCAAAAGGAAAACTGGAAATCAAACGCACTTCAAGTATCAACCAACCGTCTTTCTACTAATATGACGGCGATCCTTGAAGCAAAACGCAAATTAAACGCCAATATGAATTCGCAGCTGCTAGTAGAACAGCTCATGCTAAAACTGCAGGGGTGATGGTCCTTTGTACGATGTTGTAGGAGTCCGTTTTAAAAAGGCGGGTAAAATCTATTATTTCGATCCCGGGGAACTGGACATTCAGAAAGATTGCTATGTAATCGTTGAAACAGTCCGCGGCGTCGAATTTGGAAAAGTAGTCGTAGAGAGAAAGCAAGTCGGAGAAAATGATGTAGTGCTTCCATTGAAGAAAGTGATTCGGATCGCCGATCAAAAAGATCGTTTGATCGTAGAAGAGAACAAATCTTCTGCAACGGAAGCTTATAATGTATGTTGTGATAAAATTAATCAGCACCAATTAGATATGAAACTGGTAGATGTAGAATATACATTTGACCGCAATAAAGTCATATTCTACTTTACCGCTGATGGACGTGTTGATTTCCGGGAGCTGGTGAAAGATCTGGCTTCGATTTTCCGTACGCGCATTGAACTTCGTCAGATTGGCGTTCGAGACGAAGCGAAAATGCTGGGTGGTATTGGTCCTTGTGGCCGCATGCTATGTTGTTCTACCTTTTTGGGTGATTTTGAACCTGTGTCGATTAAAATGGCAAAGGATCAAAATTTATCCCTTAATCCAACGAAGATCTCAGGTTTATGCGGACGCTTGATGTGCTGCCTTAAGTACGAGAATGATGAGTATGAACAAGCGAAGGAAGAGTTGCCTGATATCGGAGAAGTGATTAAGACACCTCACGGAAAAGGAAAAGTGGTAGGTCTTAACATTCTGGAACGTATTCTTCAGGTCGAAATTAAAGAAGAAGAGCGGGTCCTGGAATTCACATTAGATGAAATCAAGAATGCAGGTGCCGTATCATTCCAAGCCACAGAGTAACGGGGTGTAGTATCGTGGATAAAAAAGAGTTCTTTGATTCAGTCAGTAACATGGAACAACAAATCGGTCATTTATATCACCAATTAGGTGAGCTCAAACAATGCCTAGCTGAAATGATGGAAGAAAATCATTCTCTAAAGCTGGAAAATGAACATTTGCGCCGTAGACTGGAACAAACAGAGAACTTACCTAAAAAGGGTCAAACAGAAAGCGATGCGGATATGACGGGTGAGTCGGATTTAGAAGATAAAACACTGGATATCGGCGAAGGGTATGACAACCTTGCCCGCTTATACCAGGAAGGATTCCATATTTGTAATATACATTTCGGAAGTCCCCGGAAGGATGAAGACTGTTTATTCTGCCTCTCTTTCTTAAATAAGAAATAAAGGCAGGATGAGTCCTTCATTGATCGTGACGGAAGAATAGCATACACATTAGAAAGGGCTGATCCATGAAAAAGGGATTGGTCCTTTTTAGCGCTGTGACAGGCATAATAGCAGTAACATATATAATAGAAGGAAATGAGGAAAGGCATGGTTCAGTTAAAAGAAGATGAGCGTTTAGATTATTTATTGGCTGAGGATATGAGAATCATTCAAAGTCCATCTGTTTTCTCTTTTTCAACGGATGCTGTCCTGTTGGCCCATTTCAGTTATTTACCGATTCATAAAGGGAAAGTGGTGGATCTTTGCTCCGGCAACGGCATCATCCCCTTATTGTTGAGTGCCAGGACCAATGTGTCCATTACCGGTGTGGAAATACAGGAACGGCTGTATGATATGGCCCAAAGGAGTGTCGAGTATAACGATCGCAAGCAACAGATCTCGATGGTACAGGGTGATGTGAAGGAAATCGACAGCCTCCTCCATCATTCACACTATGATGTGGTCACCTGCAATCCTCCTTATTTCAATACGCCGCCAGGAGATAAACGGAATGTGAATGAGCACTATGCGATCGCCCGTCACGAAATCCTCTGTTCCCTTGAGGATACAATCAAGGCATCAAGCTATCTGTTGAAGCAGGGTGGCAAGGCCGCATTTGTCCATCGCCCAGGCAGACTGATGGACATCATGATGCTCATGAGGAAGCACCGGCTGGAGCCGAAGAGGCTGCGTTTTGTTTATCCAAAGCCGGGACGGGAAGCCAATACCATCTTAATAGAAGGAATCAAGGACGGAAAGCCGGATTTGAAAATCCTGCCGCCCCTTTATGTGTATGATGAGCATAATCAATATTCTCAAGAAGTACATGATATGTTATATGGGAAAAATAAAAAGGAAGAATAAATTTAGGAGGTGAGCTGCCGACATGAATCAACAGAAAAGCTTTCAAGAAAGTGATATAGGGAGCCTTTATCTCGTCCCTACCCCGATCGGAAACCTGGAGGACATGACGTTCCGTGCGATCCGGATGATGAAGGAAGCATCAGTCATCGCGGCGGAAGATACCCGGAACACGAAAAAGCTTTGCAACTACTTTGAGATCGATACGCCGATCATCAGTTATCACGAACATAATAAAGAAAGCAGCGGACCAAAGCTGATTGAGCGGATGGAGAGGGGAGAGCTTATCGCCCTCGTAAGCGATGCCGGAATGCCGTCGATCTCAGATCCAGGCTATGAACTGGTGAAAGAAGCCATTCAACATGATATCCCCGTCATTCCACTCCCAGGTGCCAACGCAGCCCTGACGGCATTGATTGCATCAGGTCTTGCCCCCCAGCCGTTTTATTTCTACGGATTCTTACAGCGGGGAAAAAAAGAAAAGCGGGCAGAGCTAGAAGCATTGAAGCGTTTGGAAGATACATTCATCCTATATGAATCGCCTCACAGACTGAAAGAAACCTTAAAAGAACTATACAGCTCACTCGGAAATAGACAGATTGTCATTTGCCGTGAGCTTACGAAAAAGTTTGAGGAATTCATCCGTGGATCCATTGAAGAAGTGCTGGAGTGGGTGAACACCGGGGAAGTCCGGGGCGAGTTCTGCCTGTTGATTGAAGGGGCAGGCCCGCTTGAACAAGAAGAAGGGGACGCATGGTGGTCCAGTTACTCCCTTCAGGAGCATGTCGAATACTATGTGAACGAAAAAAACATGACTTCCAAAGAAGCCATCAAAGAAGTCTCGAAAGAACGCTCCCTTCCAAAACGGGAAGTGTATCAGGCCTATCACGTGGAATAAGCTGCGGATAATGGCCCAACAAAAAAGGTCTGAGTCGAATGCGACTCAGACCTTTTATATATGAACAACAAATTATTTTGATTGTAGTGAGTCTTGGATTTCTTTTAGTAATTGATCTGCACCTTCACGGCTAAGAACCAATTTACCGTTAGCAAGCTTGATGTTATCATCAGAAACTTCACCAGTGATTTGGCAAGTCATGCTTGGCTTGTATTTCTTTAAGATGATTCTTTCGTCATCAACGTAGATTTCTAAAGCATCTTTCTCAGCAATACCAAGTGTACGGCGTAATTCGATTGGAATAACGACACGGCCTAATTCATCAACTTTTCTTACAATACCTGTAGATTTCATTTGAAAATCTCCTCCAAATATATATTATTTCTCTCTCTCTAGTTCGTCAATATTCGACAAATTTCTTTAACTGCTACTATCATACCAACGATTGGGAATTACGTCAATAATTAAATCTGTAAATTATTAATAAAAAATGGATTAATAAATACTGTTCTCATAAGCTTTACGCCTTGTTGTAAAAAACTGTATTACCAATTAAAAATTATTGTAATAAAAGTAAAGATTAAGATTTTTGTCGAATTCTCTCATTTTCGTGTCTGTATTCGACATGTTTCGACAAAAACCTGCATTGCTTTCGACAAAATTGAAGGATCTGACTGTTTAGTTGCAGAAAGCCTGTATTTTAGGTATATTTTGATGAGATAAGAGGTTAAGATGATAGGTAGGACGATCCTGCAGGGAGACTGGATGATTGTAGAAATAACGCCACTAAAAACCATACGCAGCACAGTGAGGTTTTATGGGGGTAATTGAAAAAGAGGAGGAACAGAAAGTGGAAGAAAAGTTGAACACCTTCTATATAACAACACCGATTTATTATCCAAGTGGAAATTTACATATTGGACATGCATACACTACGGTAGCTGGTGATGCCATGGCCCGTTACAAGAGAATGCGTGGATTCGACGTCATGTACCTGACCGGGACGGACGAGCATGGTCAGAAAATCCAGCGTAAAGCAGAAGAGGAAGGCATCACACCTCAAGCATACGTAGACGGAATCGTGAGCGGAATCAAAGATTTGTGGGGGAAATTAGACATTTCATATGATGATTTCATCCGTACGACTGAAACACGCCATAAAGATATCGTTGAAAAGATTTTCAACCAGCTTGTGGAGCAGGGGGATATTTATTTAGATCAGTATGAAGGTTGGTATTGCACACCGTGTGAATCCTTCTTCACTGAAAGACAATTGGAAGACGGCAACTGTCCGGATTGCGGACGTCCGGTTGAGAAGGTAAAGGAAGAATCGTATTTCTTCAAAATGAGCAAGTATGTCGACCGTCTTCTTGCCTATTATGAAGAAAATCCAGAGTTCATCCAGCCGGAATCACGTAAAAATGAAATGGTCAACAACTTCATTAAACCTGGTTTGGAAGATCTTGCGGTTTCCCGTACGACGTTTGATTGGGGAGTGAAAGTACCTGGAGATCCGAAGCATGTCATTTATGTATGGATCGATGCCCTTTCGAACTATATCACGGCACTGGGTTATGGAAGTGACAACGATAAGAAGTATTTGAAATATTGGCCTGCCGATGTTCATTTAGTAGGGAAGGAAATTGTCCGTTTCCATACGATCTACTGGCCGATCATGCTGATGGCCCTTGATCTTCCGCTGCCTAAGAAGGTTTTCGCACACGGATGGTTATTGATGAAGGATGGGAAGATGTCCAAATCAAAAGGGAATGTGGTAGATCCGGTCACATTGATTGATCGATACGGGTTGGATTCTCTTCGCTACTACCTGTTAAGAGAAGTGCCTTTCGGATCTGACGGCGTATTCACACCTGAAGGCTTTGTTGAACGGATCAATTTCGATCTTGCCAATGATTTAGGTAATCTCTTAAATCGTACAGTTGCAATGATCAATAAATATTTTGACGGGGTCATCCCGGCATATGTCGATTCAAGCGGTGAGTTCGATCAGGCGCTGCTTGATATGAACAAGGAAACAGTCCGGAAATATGAAGATGCAATGGAAAACATGGAGTTTTCGGTCGCCTTATCAAGCCTGTGGCAGTTAGTCAGCCGTACGAATAAATATATTGATGAAACGCAGCCGTGGGCCCTTGCTAAAGACGAAAGCAAAAAGAGTGAGCTTGGCAGCGTCATGAGCCATCTGGCTGAATCACTGAGAAGGGTAGCTGTACTTCTGCAGCCTTTCTTGACGAGAACGCCTAAGAAGATCTTCGAACAACTGAATCTTCATGATGAGAAGATGCATACATGGGAAAGCCTGGAGCGTTTCGGCGTCATTCCAGAAGGTACGGAAGTCGTCAAAAAAGGCGAACCGATCTTCCCGCGTCTTGAACTTCAGGATGAGGTTAACTTCATTAAGGAGAAAATGCAGGGGTCTGCACCTGTTGCAGAAGAATCGAAGAAAGAAGCGGCCGAA
The nucleotide sequence above comes from Bacillus sp. KH172YL63. Encoded proteins:
- a CDS encoding sigma factor G inhibitor Gin, which produces MGNPERKATEECIVCHVEKKVGIHLYTSFICTDCEHEMVRTETNDPLYKTFIQRLKKVNTPQIYS
- a CDS encoding aminotransferase class I/II-fold pyridoxal phosphate-dependent enzyme; translation: MTLDHRRTPLIEAIERHRSREPVSFHVPGHKNGLLAGSQLYEYDLTELTGLDDLHDPGEAIAEAEELLRDVYGSLKSYFLVNGSTVGNMAALLASCSQGDVVFVQRNCHKSVLNGIRLAKAVPVFIETEFNEEGSALGIRLDGVKEALKAYPHVKACVLTFPTYYGFTYHIGEIIEELHKEDVLCIVDEAHGAHLAVGSPFPRSSMEVGADIVVHSAHKMLPAMTMGSYLHINSPRVNERRVSDYLSMLQSSSPSYPIMASLDGARSYIGTFTKEDLNENLKEVSRFVQVIEGIHPQLKVKRPNDPLKLLLKLEGRTGYDLQRLLESEGIYPELADPGQVLLILPLVKKGHSFPYDEALERIRRAVGNEDMLDVILPDEIKYDSREALFSTLALSFEEMDGREEVLVSVEEAEGKISAGMVIPYPPGIPILVPGERITPGALKRLQIYVDNHASIQGHHRLGENGLYVYR
- the tmk gene encoding dTMP kinase; the encoded protein is MTKGLFITVEGPEGAGKSTILARLYEQLLEDGVDVIQTREPGGISIAEQIREVILNTGNTEMDKRTEALLYAAARRQHLVEKVIPALEAGKIVICDRFIDSSLAYQGKARGIGMEEVMKINQFAIEDQMPDLTLYFDIDPEEGLKRIARHSGREVNRLDLESMEFHTRVREGYQTLISQYPDRIQIIDASKPVEAVFANAYQVLTDYLQK
- a CDS encoding cyclic-di-AMP receptor, translated to MKVIMAVVQDKDSNRLSNALMEHNFRSTKLASTGGFLKSGNTTFIIGTDDIRVDKALQVIKENCQSRDQMVAPVSPMGGNADSYVPYPVEVSVGGATVFVLPVEQFHQF
- a CDS encoding YaaR family protein, whose protein sequence is MKINQDHRVSLDKVPKDQRAGGTGQAKFGQLVHKHDQKMQVEELNKLLGTIEDAGNRLAKSRTFRDLAKYKTLVKKFVREAVDFGMDLKQSHTWNQYGEGRKLNIVETIDQELVGLTEDVLDKEKKSIDLLGKIGEIKGLLINLYT
- the holB gene encoding DNA polymerase III subunit delta', whose translation is MDMKFEEIYPFQPVVLQMLQNSILKDRVAHAYLFEGEKGTRKKEMSILYAKALLCVNAADGKPCESCSNCRRVNNGNHPDLHMVEPDGLSIKKDQIKSLQEEFSKTGVESKKKLYIIVHADKMTANAANSLLKFLEEPLADTTAILITENIHRILPTILSRCQTISFKPLPKEQLAKQLLEEGIPPHLAMLAANLTNHYEDAVEICQNEWFAQARIIVLKLYEVLQKSPFQAMVKIQEDFVQHFKEKDQVDRALDLLLLIYKDLLHIQLGKEEQLVYPDQKENWKSNALQVSTNRLSTNMTAILEAKRKLNANMNSQLLVEQLMLKLQG
- a CDS encoding PSP1 domain-containing protein, whose amino-acid sequence is MYDVVGVRFKKAGKIYYFDPGELDIQKDCYVIVETVRGVEFGKVVVERKQVGENDVVLPLKKVIRIADQKDRLIVEENKSSATEAYNVCCDKINQHQLDMKLVDVEYTFDRNKVIFYFTADGRVDFRELVKDLASIFRTRIELRQIGVRDEAKMLGGIGPCGRMLCCSTFLGDFEPVSIKMAKDQNLSLNPTKISGLCGRLMCCLKYENDEYEQAKEELPDIGEVIKTPHGKGKVVGLNILERILQVEIKEEERVLEFTLDEIKNAGAVSFQATE
- the yabA gene encoding DNA replication initiation control protein YabA, whose product is MDKKEFFDSVSNMEQQIGHLYHQLGELKQCLAEMMEENHSLKLENEHLRRRLEQTENLPKKGQTESDADMTGESDLEDKTLDIGEGYDNLARLYQEGFHICNIHFGSPRKDEDCLFCLSFLNKK
- a CDS encoding tRNA1(Val) (adenine(37)-N6)-methyltransferase — translated: MVQLKEDERLDYLLAEDMRIIQSPSVFSFSTDAVLLAHFSYLPIHKGKVVDLCSGNGIIPLLLSARTNVSITGVEIQERLYDMAQRSVEYNDRKQQISMVQGDVKEIDSLLHHSHYDVVTCNPPYFNTPPGDKRNVNEHYAIARHEILCSLEDTIKASSYLLKQGGKAAFVHRPGRLMDIMMLMRKHRLEPKRLRFVYPKPGREANTILIEGIKDGKPDLKILPPLYVYDEHNQYSQEVHDMLYGKNKKEE
- the rsmI gene encoding 16S rRNA (cytidine(1402)-2'-O)-methyltransferase; translated protein: MNQQKSFQESDIGSLYLVPTPIGNLEDMTFRAIRMMKEASVIAAEDTRNTKKLCNYFEIDTPIISYHEHNKESSGPKLIERMERGELIALVSDAGMPSISDPGYELVKEAIQHDIPVIPLPGANAALTALIASGLAPQPFYFYGFLQRGKKEKRAELEALKRLEDTFILYESPHRLKETLKELYSSLGNRQIVICRELTKKFEEFIRGSIEEVLEWVNTGEVRGEFCLLIEGAGPLEQEEGDAWWSSYSLQEHVEYYVNEKNMTSKEAIKEVSKERSLPKREVYQAYHVE
- a CDS encoding AbrB/MazE/SpoVT family DNA-binding domain-containing protein → MKSTGIVRKVDELGRVVIPIELRRTLGIAEKDALEIYVDDERIILKKYKPSMTCQITGEVSDDNIKLANGKLVLSREGADQLLKEIQDSLQSK
- the metG gene encoding methionine--tRNA ligase; translation: MEEKLNTFYITTPIYYPSGNLHIGHAYTTVAGDAMARYKRMRGFDVMYLTGTDEHGQKIQRKAEEEGITPQAYVDGIVSGIKDLWGKLDISYDDFIRTTETRHKDIVEKIFNQLVEQGDIYLDQYEGWYCTPCESFFTERQLEDGNCPDCGRPVEKVKEESYFFKMSKYVDRLLAYYEENPEFIQPESRKNEMVNNFIKPGLEDLAVSRTTFDWGVKVPGDPKHVIYVWIDALSNYITALGYGSDNDKKYLKYWPADVHLVGKEIVRFHTIYWPIMLMALDLPLPKKVFAHGWLLMKDGKMSKSKGNVVDPVTLIDRYGLDSLRYYLLREVPFGSDGVFTPEGFVERINFDLANDLGNLLNRTVAMINKYFDGVIPAYVDSSGEFDQALLDMNKETVRKYEDAMENMEFSVALSSLWQLVSRTNKYIDETQPWALAKDESKKSELGSVMSHLAESLRRVAVLLQPFLTRTPKKIFEQLNLHDEKMHTWESLERFGVIPEGTEVVKKGEPIFPRLELQDEVNFIKEKMQGSAPVAEESKKEAAEEKAEEIGIEDFMKVELRVAEVIGAEPVKKADKLLKLQLDLGSEKRQVVSGIAKFYQPDDLIGKKVICVTNLKPVKLRGELSQGMILAGEENGTLSLASIDQSLPNGTKVK